One region of Armigeres subalbatus isolate Guangzhou_Male unplaced genomic scaffold, GZ_Asu_2 Contig527, whole genome shotgun sequence genomic DNA includes:
- the LOC134204354 gene encoding LOW QUALITY PROTEIN: uncharacterized protein LOC134204354 (The sequence of the model RefSeq protein was modified relative to this genomic sequence to represent the inferred CDS: inserted 1 base in 1 codon) — translation MWKTMDFTPLPSELEELILCSCCHLPFNDTDAVPKLFSCRHYFCLKCVNQVLMKGTELYCVHCWKRTELSGPDMKPENLPTHNAILYLSQNLSMISSGSATSSGGTAAGTSTGSVNGGGNKKPPDKSGTNGTTATSSASSVISGTSATSVTNGNSAANGNIGLGSNSAGAAGAGAIGSGKYRNKGENCMTHAMPNALWCLKCNIILCRACASTEEHRNHTVKTQAEARDQIRSDIASDLLLMQKSLSELQHFVFKQRDFLLKILEACTALKTQVETELINHLPTFEVAEIRSNLTKAKLFLSMLDQQSPADAYKLYANLNIXKQRLQSKYQEMYLQCKLDDLIQHYGILFDFELIKQALSNLNTIDPISFGNGAIGGLGLTAGGTTINGHHNSILLLANYCISQLYSRHILTTKHHQQSQHIDTNTLGYAISSPSQTNPGSGVPHSPNHSGILTGPPGMPQPPHSGSYASQLNDMAAIIIAPPMHQTGSRTDGTNSARTSGSGSTYLSEILNGSSMQHLHQHSGSSQHQPLTPPGHPLSSSSSSVVSLVPSTAQQQVQKQVQAAAVASSLLCNPSLHVYPIYFFNIEINGQPFGRILIEVRNDVAPKMAKNFGALASGDLGFGYKGCSIFQCWENESIITGDFELNNGRGGRSVFEEGFFMPDDTKILAIRGSVGMRRSQKRHDNMGLVGSQFRIILREMRGFTGIFAFVVEGLDLVEKISQAGDSAGKPQSNVLIVNCGKWQ, via the exons ATGTGGAAG ACAATGGACTTCACCCCGCTGCCATCGGAGTTGGAGGAGCTGATACTGTGCAGCTGCTGCCACCTGCCGTTCAACGATACGGATGCAGTGCCGAAGCTGTTCTCCTGCCGGCACTATTTCTGCCTGAAATGCGTCAACCAGGTGCTCATGAAGGGTACCGAGCTGTACTGTGTGCACTGCTGGAAGCGAACGGAGCTCAGCGGACCGGACATGAAGCCGGAAAATCTGCCGACGCATAATGCCATTCTGTACCTGTCGCAGAACTTGAGTATGATTTCGAGCGGAAGTGCCACTAGTAGTGGAGGTACCGCTGCAGGAACCAGCACAGGAAGTGTCAACGGTGGAGGCAACAAAAAGCCCCCCGACAAGAGTGGAACGAACGGAACGACGGCCACGAGTAGTGCCAGTAGTGTTATAAGCGGAACTAGCGCAACGAGTGTAACGAACGGAAACTCGGCTGCCAACGGGAACATCGGTTTAGGTAGTAATAGTGCGGGTGCGGCTGGTGCTGGAGCGATCGGATCGGGAAAATATAGAAATAAGGGCGAAAACTGTATGACACACGCGATGCCGAATGCGTTGTGGTGTCTCAAATGTAACATAATCCTATGCCGAGCCTGTGCTAGCACGGAAGAACATCGGAATCACACTGTCAAGACCCAGGCGGAGGCACGCGACCAGATCCGTTCCGATATTGCATCGGATCTGCTGTTGATGCAAAAGTCTCTCTCCGAGTTGCAGCATTTTGTATTCAAGCAACGTGATTTCCTGCTCAAAATCCTCGAAGCATGTACAGCGTTGAAGACTCAGGTCGAAACTGAACTGATCAACCATCTGCCCACGTTCGAAGTGGCAGAAATACGAAGTAATCTTACAAAAGCGAAACTTTTCCTTAGCATGCTCGACCAGCAATCTCCGGCAGACGCGTACAAATTGTACGCTAATCTCAATA GAAAACAACGGCTACAGTCCAAGTATCAGGAGATGTATCTCCAATGCAAGCTCGACGATCTGATACAACACTACGGTATACTGTTTGACTTCGAGTTGATCAAACAAGCGCTATCGAACCTGAACACAATCGATCCGATCTCGTTCGGAAACGGTGCCATTGGTGGGCTGGGATTGACCGCCGGCGGTACCACTATCAATGGGCACCACAATTCCATACTGCTACTTGCCAATTACTGTATCTCGCAACTGTATTCACGCCACATTTTAACCACCAAACATCACCAACAATCGCAGCACATCGATACTAATACATTAGGCTACGCAATATCCTCCCCCTCGCAAACAAACCCCGGAAGCGGAGTCCCACATTCACCCAACCACAGCGGAATCCTGACGGGACCACCGGGGATGCCACAGCCTCCACACTCCGGATCATATGCAAGTCAATTGAACGATATGGCGGCAATCATCATTGCACCTCCCATGCACCAAACAGGAAGCCGAACCGATGGCACGAACTCGGCCCGTACGTCCGGTTCCGGTTCGACATACCTGAGTGAAATCCTCAACGGTAGTTCCATGCAGCATTTGCATCAACATTCCGGATCTTCCCAGCATCAGCCGCTGACGCCTCCGGGCCATCCCCTTTCCTCATCTTCCTCCAGCGTGGTTTCGCTAGTTCCTTCAACCGCACAGCAACAGGTACAGAAGCAAGTCCAGGCGGCAGCGGTCGCATCGTCACTGCTGTGCAATCCATCGCTGCACGTCTATCCGATCTACTTCTTCAACATCGAAATCAACGGCCAACCGTTCGGCCGGATTTTGATCGAAGTGCGCAACGACGTGGCCCCCAAAATGGCCAAGAACTTTGGTGCCCTGGCGTCCGGTGATTTGGGATTCGGCTACAAGGGCTGCAGCATCTTCCAGTGCTGGGAGAACGAGAGCATCATCACCGGGGACTTTGAGCTGAACAACGGCCGCGGTGGCCGGTCGGTGTTCGAGGAGGGATTCTTCATGCCGGACGATACCAAAATTTTGGCGATCCGTGGATCGGTTGGAATGCGCCGGAGCCAGAAGCGTCACGACAACATGGGCCTGGTCGGGTCCCAGTTCCGCATCATATTGCGGGAGATGCGCGGCTTCACCGGAATTTTCGCGTTCGTGGTGGAAGGGCTGGACCTGGTGGAGAAGATCAGCCAGGCGGGCGATTCGGCCGGGAAGCCGCAGAGCAATGTGCTGATTGTTAATTGTGGTAAATGGCAGTAA